The Primulina eburnea isolate SZY01 chromosome 13, ASM2296580v1, whole genome shotgun sequence genome includes a region encoding these proteins:
- the LOC140809068 gene encoding uncharacterized protein, whose amino-acid sequence MNCLIWNIRGLRGSESQQRLHAFVKEKQIKVLAVLEPLIDLDPRFMTRRLGFSGVISNLSGHIWVFFAADVRAECVFDHAQFLHIRVSASFLPTEIFCSFVYARCDYVQRRDLWASLLLVKPVLGPWLVGGDFNVVRDASECLGSRGGRLLPMEEFNTFILDSGLIDAGFEGSSFTWTNKTIWKRLDRVLVSVDWGDHFSSIRVEHLARTVSDHCPLLVTAPVFARGPSSFRFQRMWSERHASAFCQDEASQASPPVVESDVFGNIFDRLTEAERAVRSAEDVCEADPSDANWTSLSDRNEDLARITAMEADFWKQKAACHWLEDGERNTRLFHNMDLLTGEPSALDCPDFSGFPRLSLLWRMMVLLRFPLWRRSARPSSPFTLIALLALMAFPSAFFQHCWEIVHQDVFGAVLDFFQGSPMPQGFTATTITLIPKVEGARAWSDFRPISLCNVTNKIISKLLYSRLRDVVERLVSPNQSGFVPGRMISDNILLAQELTHSITLPSRGGNVILKLDMAKAYDRVQWHFLFDVMRHFGFSERVVALVSACISHCHFSVNINGSLSGFFGSTRGLRQGDPLSPLLFVLGAEYLSRGLDRLYLQHPALRYRSDCDILISHLAYADDVIIFASGGYSWYAAPCRFSASLRELFGAACECCQEFFDFASEVLWAPPLPDSAHHWVRRGSSAPQVPRSSPLSGWFSHLWLSWRSLSGPSTPSSGGRDPWKEVALGPGSSLWARFLFRKYCRLDAPACVPARASISPIWRRLLRIRPRAEPGIRWRVGLGDVSFWDDTWFGDVPLSSRCVVRGGRDVRVSHFLSEGSWDFDRLCAVVAPSVAEEIVLIPVLSGDPDLARWIHSSDGAFSVRSAWELIRQRAPSSDIFRPCWGSWLRPTMSFFLWRFWHQWLPVDEVLQRRGFALASRCQCCDMSETFTHIFIRSPVARSVWHFFGAVFRVRIPDTEDFSLFLSAWKRDLVWSRGGHVREFLPCIVLWFLWTARNDAKHRHLPISGETVKFQILSYLRLAHSARTVKPRHWLGVFHVARLLGISVALHRFHRTAIVRWLRPPSGCFKLNVDGSARGTSGDSSAGGVVRDDSGRVVLSFSEFIGAGSSLRAELWAVLLLRGFLFSPVLPVWCEWAQTLAHYMFGLLGIGWALALTLLVLFFGPLIFPGALFLFGPLLVHFWSLAGVYCSFSLPAVSVLLQEFYWMSWWFQGFFPDDPLHCYDTFVRFILQMLDLFCSGWIAIFILLFYRHCTVISWPYLILTDGIHTVTRFQIRVVLTDWILQGDGLEMRISSWILQSSPSYHLVFFGVLTLSAARI is encoded by the exons ATGAATTGTTTAATCTGGAATATCCGGGGACTTCGAGGTTCGGAGTCCCAGCAGAGGCTTCATGCCTTTGTGAAGGAGAAACAGATTAAGGTTTTGGCTGTTTTGGAGCCCTTGATTGATCTGGATCCGAGATTCATGACTCGCCGTTTGGGGTTTTCTGGAGTCATCTCTAATCTCTCCGGTCATATCTGGGTATTTTTTGCTGCTGATGTGAGGGCGGAGTGTGTTTTTGATCATGCTCAGTTCCTTCACATCAGAGTCTCTGCCTCTTTCTTGCCGACAGAGATATTTTGTTCTTTTGTCTATGCTAGATGTGATTATGTTCAGCGTAGGGATCTTTGGGCTTCTTTGCTTTTGGTTAAGCCTGTTTTGGGTCCCTGGCTGGTTGGGGGCGACTTTAATGTCGTCAGGGATGCGTCTGAGTGCTTGGGCTCCCGTGGTGGTAGGTTGCTACCCATGGAGGAGTTCAACACTTTTATTCTTGATTCTGGCTTGATCGATGCTGGTTTTGAGGGGTCTTCGTTCACTTGGACGAATAAGACCATTTGGAAGCGTTTGGACAGGGTCTTGGTTTCTGTTGATTGGGGCGATCATTTCAGCTCGATTCGGGTTGAACATCTCGCTCGTACTGTCTCGGATCACTGTCCGCTTTTGGTTACCGCCCCTGTTTTTGCCCGTGGGCCGAGCTCGTTTCGCTTCCAGCGTATGTGG TCTGAGCGGCATGCCTCGGCTTTTTGCCAAGATGAAGCGTCTCAAGCATCACCTCCGGTGGTGGAATCGGATGTTTTTGGTAACATCTTTGATAGACTCACTGAGGCTGAGAGGGCTGTTCGTTCAGCTGAGGATGTTTGTGAGGCCGACCCTTCTGACGCGAATTGGACTTCCCTGTCCGATCGCAATGAGGATCTGGCTCGTATCACCGccatggaggcggatttttggAAACAGAAAGCGGCTTGCCATTGGCTTGAGGATGGTGAGCGGAACACCAGACTCTTCCATAATATG GATCTTCTTACCGGGGAGCCCTCTGCGCTCGATTGCCCTGATTTTTCGGGTTTTCCTCGGTTATCTCTGCTGTGGAGAATGATGGTATTGCTGCGATTCCCTCTTTGGAGGAGGTCCGCGCGACCGTCTTCTCCATTCACCCTGATAGCGTTGCTGGCCCTGATGGCTTTTCCTTCGGCGTTCTTTCAGCATTGCTGGGAGATTGTCCATCAGGATGTTTTTGGTGCTGTTCTTGATTTTTTCCAGGGTTCTCCTATGCCTCAGGGCTTTACCGCCACCACGATCACTCTTATTCCCAAAGTCGAGGGTGCACGCGCTTGGTCGGACTTCCGTCCGATCAGCCTGTGCAATGTCACGAACAAAATCATCTCGAAGCTGTTGTACTCTCGGTTGAGGGATGTGGTGGAGAGACTTGTTTCCCCGAATCAGAGTGGCTTCGTTCCGGGTCGGATGATCTCGGATAATATCCTCCTTGCCCAGGAGCTCACTCACAGCATTACTCTCCCCTCTCGTGGTGGTAATGTCATCTTGAAGTTGGATATGGCCAAGGCCTATGATAGGGTCCAGTGGCATTTCCTCTTCGACGTTATGAGACATTTTGGTTTTTCAGAGCGTGTCGTGGCTTTGGTCTCGGCCTGTATTTCCCATTGTCATTTCTCTGTGAACATCAATGGTTCGCTATCGGGGTTTTTTGGTTCCACCAGAGGCCTCCGGCAGGGCGATCCATTGTCTCCCCTTCTCTTCGTTTTGGGGGCGGAGTATCTTTCTCGTGGCCTTGACCGCCTCTACCTGCAGCATCCTGCGCTCAGGTATCGTTCTGATTGTGATATTTTGATTTCCCATCTGGCTTACGCTGATGATGTCATTATTTTTGCCAGTGGTGGGTACTCGTGGTATGCAGCGCCTTGTCGATTTTCTGCATCACTACGAGAACTGTTCGGGGCAGCGTGTGAATGCTGCCAAGAGTTCTTTGATTTTGCCTCCGAGGTGCTCTGGGCGCCTCCGCTCCCGGATTCTGCGCATCACTGGGTTCGCCGAGGGTCATCTGCCCCTCAAGTACCTCGGAGTTCCCCTTTATCGGG GTGGTTCAGCCACCTCTGGCTGTCATGGAGAAGCTTGAGCGGGCCTTCAACGCCTTCCTCTGGGGGTCGAGACCCTTGGAAAGAAGTGGCACTGGGCCCG GGCTCTTCTTTATGGGCGAGATTCCTTTTCCGGAAGTATTGCCGGCTGGATGCTCCTGCCTGTGTCCCCGCCCGTGCTTCTATTTCCCCCATTTGGCGTCGTCTCCTCAGGATCCGCCCTCGCGCGGAGCCTGGCATTCGCTGGCGAGTTGGTCTCGGAGATGTTTCCTTTTGGGATGACACTTGGTTTGGGGACGTTCCTTTGTCCTCCCGGTGTGTGGTCCGCGGGGGCCGTGATGTTCGGGTCTCTCATTTTCTGTCTGAGGGGTCCTGGGATTTTGATCGCCTCTGTGCGGTTGTTGCTCCTTCGGTTGCCGAGGAGATTGTTTTGATTCCTGTTCTTTCGGGCGACCCTGATCTGGCACGATGGATCCATAGCTCCGATGGTGCTTTCTCTGTGAGATCTGCTTGGGAGCTGATCCGTCAGCGTGCTCCGTCTTCTGATATATTCCGCCCGTGTTGGGGGAGCTGGTTGAGGCCTACCATGTCGTTCTTCCTCTGGAGATTCTGGCATCAATGGCTCCCAGTTGATGAGGTGCTCCAGCGCCGGGGTTTTGCGTTAGCCTCGAGATGTCAGTGTTGTGATATGTCTGAGACATTCACACACATATTCATTCGCAGCCCGGTTGCTCGGTCTGTCTGGCACTTCTTTGGCGCCGTGTTTCGGGTTCGTATTCCCGACACTGAGGATTTCAGTTTGTTCCTCAGTGCGTGGAAGAGAGATTTGGTCTGGTCCCGGGGGGGCCATGTGCGGGAGTTTCTTCCCTGCATTGTCCTGTGGTTCCTCTGGACTGCGCGGAACGATGCTAAGCACCGTCATCTTCCCATCTCTGGGGAGACGGTGAAGTTTCAGATTTTGTCTTACCTGCGTCTCGCCCACTCTGCGCGTACTGTCAAGCCCAGACATTGGCTGGGTGTGTTTCATGTGGCGAGATTGCTGGGTATTTCGGTTGCTCTCCACAGATTTCATAGGACGGCGATTGTTCGCTGGCTGCGGCCGCCGTCCGGGTGCTTCAAGCTTAATGTGGATGGGAGCGCGCGTGGTACATCTGGGGACTCCTCTGCTGGTGGCGTTGTTCGGGATGATTCCGGGAGGGTTGTGCTCTCATTCAGCGAGTTCATCGGAGCTGGGTCTTCTCTTCGGGCTGAGCTTTGGGCG GTACTGTTACTTAGGGGGTTTCTCTTTTCCCCCGTTTTGCCAGTCTGGTGTGAGTGGGCCCAGACACTCGCACACTACATGTTTGGTCTCCTCGGGATTGGGTGGGCTCTCGCACTTACCCTCTTGGTGCTCTTCTTTGGCCCTCTCATATTCCCTGGAGCGCTATTTCTGTTTGGGCCTCTATTGGTCCACTTCTGGTCCCTGGCGGGCGTTTACTGCAGTTTCTCCTTGCCCGCCGTCTCAGTTCTTTTACAGGAGTTTTACTGGATGTCGTGGTGGTTCCAGGGATTCTTTCCGGACGATCCTCT